One region of Duncaniella freteri genomic DNA includes:
- a CDS encoding linear amide C-N hydrolase, translating into MKLRYLLPAFAAVALGIGQRAEACSRILYVGDDSLRIVGRSLDWKNPIPTNIYVYPRGMVKQSHSMSGAISWTSKYGAVYAVGYDGGVTEGMNEKGLVVNGLFCKGTVYENDSTRNRPPMSLAMFPAWILDLCATTPEAVELVGAHGFNVSGATFDGGTVSALHWGITDADGRCAVIEFDHGTIKIYQGEDLPAMTNDPAFPQMNAINDYWQKIGGTHALPGTVSSPDRFVRGYFFDRHVEKTGDADLGLAIIRSILANVSVPYTYTEGDANVSATQWRSFSNIRDLRYYFDVVTNPGMFYIDLSKCDLRKGAPVMKLDVAKSRDYVGDVTGKMFKSKPFTPMY; encoded by the coding sequence ATGAAACTTCGCTATTTATTGCCTGCCTTTGCGGCTGTGGCTTTGGGCATTGGGCAACGTGCCGAGGCTTGTTCGCGTATTCTGTATGTCGGTGATGACAGTCTGCGTATAGTAGGACGTTCGCTTGACTGGAAGAATCCTATACCTACCAATATATATGTATATCCGCGCGGGATGGTCAAACAGAGCCATTCCATGTCGGGAGCCATAAGCTGGACTTCAAAGTATGGAGCCGTGTATGCCGTGGGTTACGACGGCGGTGTGACGGAAGGTATGAATGAGAAAGGACTGGTGGTCAACGGTCTGTTCTGCAAGGGCACGGTATATGAGAATGATTCCACCCGCAACCGTCCGCCCATGTCGCTTGCCATGTTTCCGGCATGGATTCTGGACCTTTGCGCTACCACGCCTGAGGCCGTGGAGCTTGTAGGGGCGCATGGGTTCAATGTGTCGGGTGCTACGTTTGACGGCGGCACTGTGTCGGCTCTCCACTGGGGGATAACTGATGCCGACGGCAGATGTGCCGTGATAGAGTTTGACCATGGCACCATAAAGATTTATCAGGGAGAGGATCTTCCGGCTATGACCAATGACCCGGCTTTCCCTCAGATGAACGCTATCAATGACTATTGGCAGAAGATCGGCGGCACACATGCATTGCCTGGCACGGTGAGCAGCCCTGACAGGTTTGTGCGCGGATATTTCTTTGACAGGCATGTCGAGAAGACCGGTGATGCGGACCTTGGATTGGCAATAATCCGGTCGATACTGGCAAATGTTTCGGTGCCTTATACCTATACTGAGGGGGATGCCAATGTGTCAGCCACACAGTGGCGTTCGTTCTCCAATATCCGCGACCTTCGTTACTATTTCGATGTGGTGACCAATCCCGGTATGTTCTATATCGACCTGTCGAAGTGTGACCTGCGCAAAGGTGCCCCGGTGATGAAGCTCGATGTGGCTAAGAGCAGGGACTATGTCGGTGATGTGACAGGTAAGATGTTTAAGTCCAAGCCGTTCACACCGATGTACTGA
- a CDS encoding MATE family efflux transporter, whose product MKKSGQVDMLHGPLFGKILVFSVPLIASGILQQSFNAVDVAIIGRYSTTQAIAAVGSNGPIISILVNLFLGIAVGANVVIANYLGQRHDEAVRRSVSTVAVVSLVSGFILLVLGALLARPILEAMSAPADVIDLAKEYLTIYFCGMPFMMVYNFGSAVFRSVGDTKLPFYSLLVATLCNLVLDWVFVAVFDMGVAGVAWGTVISNGVNAAIIVFFLTREAEPVTLSITRWSVSVPDLKKMLQIGVPAGLQGMVFSVSNIFIQSAINRFGADAIAGSSAALTYEAYCYYVVVAFCAATIAFAGQNYGAGLYDRCKRVAAICMFYSVAVCGVANFLIVWQQQACIGVFTSDAAVVHYASVRFHTVLVFQSLASSYEIAGAYMRGLGYSLTPMLLTVFGTCVLRLGWVYLFPRIDYSFRTLMVIYPVTWAVTGLAVITAAVMVQRKAFALKGSRAGL is encoded by the coding sequence ATGAAAAAATCCGGACAGGTGGATATGCTTCATGGACCCCTCTTCGGTAAGATATTGGTATTTTCGGTCCCGCTTATAGCCAGCGGGATACTTCAGCAGTCGTTCAATGCTGTCGATGTAGCTATAATAGGGCGTTACTCCACCACACAGGCTATTGCGGCTGTCGGGAGCAACGGACCTATCATCAGTATACTTGTCAATCTGTTTCTCGGGATTGCCGTCGGAGCCAATGTCGTTATAGCCAATTATCTCGGGCAGCGTCACGATGAGGCTGTGAGACGTTCGGTTTCGACAGTGGCGGTGGTGTCGCTTGTTTCGGGGTTTATTCTTCTGGTGCTCGGTGCTCTGCTGGCGCGTCCTATACTTGAGGCTATGAGTGCGCCAGCCGATGTGATAGACCTTGCCAAAGAGTATCTCACCATATATTTCTGCGGCATGCCGTTCATGATGGTCTACAACTTTGGTTCCGCTGTGTTCAGGAGCGTTGGCGACACTAAATTGCCGTTCTATTCGCTGCTTGTCGCCACATTGTGCAATCTTGTCCTGGACTGGGTGTTTGTGGCTGTGTTCGATATGGGAGTGGCTGGTGTTGCATGGGGCACGGTGATATCCAATGGCGTGAATGCCGCTATAATAGTGTTTTTTCTTACGCGTGAGGCGGAGCCGGTCACTTTGAGCATTACCCGGTGGTCGGTCTCGGTGCCTGACCTTAAGAAGATGTTGCAGATAGGTGTCCCAGCCGGTTTGCAGGGCATGGTGTTCTCTGTGTCGAATATCTTTATCCAGTCAGCTATCAACAGGTTCGGAGCCGATGCCATAGCCGGCTCCTCGGCTGCACTTACCTATGAGGCGTATTGCTATTATGTGGTGGTGGCATTCTGTGCGGCAACGATAGCTTTTGCGGGACAGAATTACGGAGCCGGCCTTTATGACCGTTGCAAGCGTGTGGCGGCTATATGCATGTTTTACAGCGTGGCAGTGTGCGGTGTAGCCAATTTCCTGATAGTATGGCAGCAGCAGGCTTGCATAGGGGTGTTTACATCCGATGCTGCTGTGGTGCATTATGCTTCTGTCAGGTTCCATACGGTGCTGGTATTCCAAAGCCTTGCGAGCAGCTATGAGATAGCCGGAGCCTATATGAGAGGTCTTGGATATTCGCTGACACCGATGTTGCTTACTGTGTTCGGCACGTGTGTGTTGCGTCTTGGATGGGTGTATCTGTTTCCGAGAATCGATTATTCATTCCGCACATTGATGGTGATATATCCTGTCACATGGGCGGTCACAGGTCTGGCTGTCATCACTGCAGCAGTGATGGTGCAGCGGAAGGCGTTTGCCTTGAAAGGCAGCAGAGCCGGGCTATGA
- a CDS encoding viroplasmin family protein, translating to MRKKFYVVWNGYATGVFDSWEECQLQTKGYPGAKYKSFDSQEAAVEAYRGDPAEQIELLASIAKHRPAPVNYESFPDIRLDSLAVDAACSKNPGPVEYQGVWVRTGERIFHVGPIEGGTNNIGEYLALVHGLALLKSQGRPNTPIYTDSRTARAWVRNRQPKTTLPRTPQNERLFEMIERATAWLNANPLTNPILTWDTPAWGEIPADFGRK from the coding sequence ATGAGAAAAAAATTCTATGTCGTATGGAACGGCTATGCCACAGGAGTATTCGACTCCTGGGAGGAATGCCAGCTCCAGACCAAAGGATATCCCGGAGCAAAATACAAATCATTCGACTCGCAGGAAGCTGCTGTGGAGGCCTATCGCGGCGATCCGGCAGAACAGATAGAACTCCTGGCGTCAATCGCAAAGCACCGTCCGGCTCCTGTCAACTACGAATCGTTCCCCGACATACGTCTCGACTCCTTAGCCGTGGACGCGGCATGCTCTAAAAATCCCGGACCTGTGGAGTACCAGGGTGTGTGGGTACGCACCGGCGAACGCATATTCCACGTGGGACCAATCGAAGGGGGCACCAACAATATCGGCGAATACCTCGCACTCGTACACGGACTCGCCCTGCTCAAATCACAAGGCCGCCCCAACACACCCATCTACACCGACTCACGCACCGCACGCGCCTGGGTACGCAACCGGCAGCCCAAGACCACTCTGCCGCGCACCCCACAGAATGAGCGGCTATTTGAAATGATCGAACGCGCCACAGCATGGCTCAATGCCAACCCTCTCACCAACCCTATACTCACCTGGGACACACCGGCATGGGGAGAAATACCCGCCGACTTCGGCAGGAAATGA
- a CDS encoding shikimate kinase codes for MTTTFLIGYMGCGKTTLGRAVAEHTGVRFIDLDDYIEERQGCSVKEIFACRGEDAFRAIEREALIEVSCSSDTFVACGGGTPCFGDNMDVMNSRGITVYLTAPHHRLLARLKEGREKRPLIASLSDDELDAFIARQMEWRHPHYSRAKLTFDSSRLENTEQVSESVDRFLKLISSYES; via the coding sequence ATGACCACCACTTTTCTAATAGGATATATGGGCTGCGGCAAGACCACTCTTGGCAGAGCCGTGGCAGAGCACACAGGAGTGCGCTTCATCGATCTTGACGATTATATCGAAGAGCGGCAGGGATGCAGCGTCAAGGAGATATTCGCGTGCCGAGGCGAAGATGCGTTCCGCGCCATAGAGCGCGAAGCCCTCATTGAAGTGAGCTGCAGCAGCGACACTTTCGTGGCTTGCGGAGGGGGCACACCATGCTTCGGTGACAACATGGATGTGATGAACTCGCGCGGGATCACAGTCTATCTCACCGCGCCCCATCACCGCCTCCTCGCCCGGCTCAAGGAGGGAAGAGAGAAGCGTCCGCTGATAGCCTCCCTGTCTGACGACGAACTTGACGCATTCATCGCACGTCAGATGGAGTGGAGACACCCCCACTATTCCCGGGCAAAACTGACTTTCGACAGTTCACGACTTGAGAACACCGAGCAGGTGAGCGAAAGCGTCGACCGTTTCCTGAAACTTATAAGCAGCTATGAATCTTGA
- the greA gene encoding transcription elongation factor GreA has product MAITYMTKEGYKKKMEEIAYLESVERPRISAAIAEARDKGDLSENSEYDAAKEAQGMLEMKISQLKDLVANSRIIDESNLNNEEVQILNRVKIKNHTNGMTMEYTIVADSEANLKEKKIGSSTPIAQGLLGHKLGELVDIKVPAGMMKFEIIEISF; this is encoded by the coding sequence ATGGCAATAACTTATATGACCAAGGAAGGTTACAAGAAAAAAATGGAAGAAATCGCCTACCTGGAGTCAGTAGAGCGTCCCCGCATATCGGCGGCTATAGCCGAGGCCCGTGACAAGGGTGACCTTTCGGAGAATTCCGAGTATGACGCAGCCAAGGAGGCTCAGGGCATGCTTGAGATGAAGATCTCCCAGCTCAAGGATCTTGTGGCTAATTCACGCATTATCGATGAGAGCAATCTTAACAATGAGGAGGTGCAGATACTCAATCGTGTTAAGATCAAGAACCATACCAACGGAATGACTATGGAATACACCATTGTCGCAGATTCCGAAGCCAACCTCAAGGAGAAGAAGATAGGCTCGTCGACCCCCATTGCACAGGGGCTGCTCGGGCATAAGCTCGGAGAGCTTGTCGACATAAAAGTGCCGGCAGGCATGATGAAGTTTGAGATCATCGAAATCAGCTTCTAA
- a CDS encoding HIT family protein, whose product MATIFSRIADGEIPSYKVAADDKHYAFLDINPVARGHVLVIPRREVDYIFDLDKEEYTGLMLFARRVAKAIEKAIPCERVGVAVVGLEVPHTHIHLLPINSEADMDFSKKHSFPAEEMQAIADAIAKEFE is encoded by the coding sequence ATGGCAACTATTTTTTCAAGGATAGCCGACGGTGAGATCCCGTCCTATAAGGTGGCTGCCGATGATAAGCATTATGCTTTTCTTGACATCAATCCTGTAGCCAGGGGGCATGTGCTGGTGATCCCTCGTCGGGAGGTCGATTATATATTCGATCTTGACAAGGAGGAGTACACCGGTCTGATGCTCTTTGCGCGCCGTGTGGCGAAAGCCATAGAGAAGGCTATTCCGTGTGAGCGTGTGGGCGTTGCCGTAGTAGGGCTTGAGGTGCCTCACACCCATATCCATCTGCTCCCGATCAACAGCGAGGCGGATATGGACTTCTCCAAGAAGCACAGCTTCCCTGCCGAAGAGATGCAGGCTATAGCCGACGCTATCGCGAAGGAGTTTGAGTAA
- the menA gene encoding 1,4-dihydroxy-2-naphthoate octaprenyltransferase: protein MSKTGCWIEAMRLRTLPVSLAGVIYAGALGVLSWRFDVIPWGMCVAFALLAQVASNFANEYYDFKAGLDKAGRVGPRRGVTEGDITPEAMKYATFGTLGVACLIGVALVAMYGQWWMYVAGVATALGVIAYSAGPYPLSRHGLGEVAVVFFFGIVPVVLTYMLMGGPFGWWLLAAAVGMGLMGANVLVVNNYRDMDDDRAVGKRTLAVVIGRRGMSSLYLANGFMAVILTLPEWVAAARMGWLCPCVYLILHVALYTRLVRSRGEALNPLLGMTACLMMLYAVMFTLVVCMV, encoded by the coding sequence ATGTCGAAAACAGGATGCTGGATTGAAGCGATGAGGCTGCGCACCCTCCCAGTGTCGCTTGCCGGGGTGATATATGCCGGGGCACTCGGAGTGTTGTCATGGAGGTTTGATGTGATCCCCTGGGGGATGTGTGTTGCATTCGCGCTGCTTGCCCAGGTGGCCTCAAATTTCGCCAATGAGTATTACGACTTCAAGGCTGGCCTTGACAAGGCTGGCAGAGTGGGACCGCGACGAGGTGTCACAGAGGGTGATATCACACCTGAGGCTATGAAATATGCAACGTTCGGGACCCTTGGTGTTGCATGCCTGATAGGAGTGGCTCTTGTGGCTATGTATGGGCAGTGGTGGATGTATGTAGCCGGTGTTGCCACAGCATTGGGGGTGATTGCCTATAGTGCAGGTCCCTATCCTCTTTCGCGTCATGGGCTTGGCGAGGTCGCGGTAGTGTTCTTTTTCGGTATAGTGCCTGTGGTGCTTACTTATATGCTAATGGGCGGACCTTTCGGCTGGTGGCTTCTTGCAGCAGCGGTAGGGATGGGGCTTATGGGCGCGAATGTGCTTGTAGTGAACAATTACCGTGACATGGACGATGACCGGGCGGTAGGGAAGCGCACGTTGGCTGTTGTAATTGGCAGGCGCGGGATGTCGAGCCTCTATCTTGCAAATGGTTTCATGGCTGTGATTCTCACTCTTCCCGAATGGGTGGCAGCGGCAAGGATGGGATGGCTGTGCCCATGCGTGTATCTGATACTTCACGTGGCATTGTACACCAGGCTCGTGAGGTCACGTGGTGAAGCCTTGAATCCGTTGCTGGGAATGACAGCCTGTCTGATGATGCTTTATGCAGTGATGTTCACCCTTGTAGTGTGCATGGTGTAG
- a CDS encoding DUF4421 family protein, producing the protein MAAHSNSALTTDTTHIQTAIVQTADESALITDTPCDTCCDNVGCTYWIKQIINNGFHIHDPAICYPKFPRFCLEVYNWGDRTFNSYDNNYVVGTGKNWKLQGKSYNWMETSMMFFPKSEVNMHSDLYSDAGFSLSFMAVSAGYMWNTNKLFSDPTNRRTFSLDFTCSRFSLSYQSVSSTGGMILTRFGDYNDGHHIRYKFSDCSTDSKTFDAYWFFNNYQYSQAAAYSYSKYQLQNAGTALVGFNFTEQHMRMDFNSLPAEMLIHSPLSNNYYTLDYRSYCATGGYAYNWVLKPRRWLLNATGLAAIGYRQLFNSEEHRKARTQLANNFRINLAAVYNHRALFAAFTMRASGFVNYNSDDMTHFNSILSFTAAVGMRF; encoded by the coding sequence ATGGCTGCACATAGCAATAGTGCCCTCACCACTGACACAACACACATACAAACCGCTATAGTTCAAACAGCTGACGAATCCGCATTAATCACCGATACACCCTGCGACACCTGCTGCGACAATGTAGGCTGTACCTACTGGATAAAGCAGATTATCAACAACGGATTCCACATACATGACCCAGCCATATGCTACCCAAAGTTTCCGCGCTTCTGCCTGGAAGTCTACAACTGGGGGGACCGCACTTTCAATTCCTATGACAACAATTACGTGGTAGGGACCGGAAAGAACTGGAAACTGCAAGGGAAAAGCTACAACTGGATGGAGACATCAATGATGTTCTTTCCCAAATCCGAGGTAAACATGCACTCCGATCTCTATAGCGATGCCGGATTCTCCCTCAGCTTCATGGCTGTGAGTGCAGGATACATGTGGAACACCAACAAACTCTTCTCCGATCCAACCAACAGGCGGACATTCAGCCTTGACTTCACCTGTTCACGCTTCTCTCTGAGCTACCAGTCGGTATCATCCACAGGAGGAATGATACTCACACGATTCGGAGACTATAACGACGGACATCACATACGCTACAAATTTTCGGACTGCTCCACCGACTCCAAGACATTCGACGCATACTGGTTCTTCAACAACTACCAATATTCCCAGGCGGCAGCCTACAGCTATTCAAAATACCAGCTCCAAAATGCCGGCACCGCTCTCGTAGGATTCAACTTCACAGAGCAGCACATGCGCATGGACTTCAATTCCCTTCCTGCCGAAATGCTCATACACTCCCCTCTCTCCAACAACTACTACACCCTTGACTACCGCAGCTACTGCGCCACAGGAGGATACGCCTACAACTGGGTGCTGAAGCCACGCAGATGGCTCCTAAACGCCACAGGGCTGGCGGCAATAGGATACAGGCAGCTGTTCAACTCCGAAGAGCACCGAAAGGCGCGCACTCAGCTTGCCAACAATTTCCGCATCAATCTCGCAGCTGTCTACAATCACCGCGCCCTGTTCGCCGCATTCACCATGCGTGCAAGCGGATTTGTGAATTACAATTCCGACGACATGACCCATTTCAACTCCATACTGTCATTCACAGCTGCCGTGGGCATGAGGTTTTAA
- a CDS encoding PadR family transcriptional regulator, protein MNIDNLKSQMRKGMLEFCVLLILKRGDAYASEMIARLKEAHLIVMEGTLYPLLTRLKNDGLLSYRWEESTQGPPRKYYSITPVGHQFLEQLQQSWDEILSSVSILQSDYTNKYLPQ, encoded by the coding sequence ATGAATATCGACAACCTAAAATCACAGATGAGAAAGGGGATGCTCGAATTCTGCGTGCTTCTGATTCTGAAGCGAGGTGATGCCTATGCCTCCGAGATGATAGCACGGCTGAAGGAGGCGCATCTCATAGTGATGGAGGGGACACTTTACCCTCTTCTTACTCGGCTCAAGAATGACGGTCTGCTCTCTTACCGTTGGGAGGAATCCACTCAAGGTCCTCCCCGCAAGTATTACTCAATAACTCCGGTGGGACATCAGTTCCTGGAGCAGCTTCAGCAATCGTGGGATGAGATTCTCTCCTCGGTATCAATTCTACAATCCGACTACACCAACAAATATCTTCCGCAATGA
- a CDS encoding PspC domain-containing protein — MKKTFEVNINGKIFHIDEDAYELLKNYLSQLREAFPGEEGEEIVSDIECRISEHFEQRASVGSSVIVIEDVNNVIGIMGHPEEISEEADFGQSARDESRRPEPAAWGTVPPSAAVGMGTTPPPLHKKLFRDDRHKVFGGVIAGLGQYLGWDVTVLRILVVVLTLSLFSLNLFWTVIILYLIAWMIIPPARTPRQILEMRGEPVTVDNVGQTVIDNTVPPTAPVPSGSDFAKFINNVFLIIGKVILCLLGITGAVVAATTGIVGLVIIAGMCCLFFGASGALLDAMDISLSSPYLEGWGIALVLFAVMLPAICLCWAGFSSMFRSPKISTSGIVVLVVLEVLLIIGASVLLNM, encoded by the coding sequence ATGAAAAAGACATTTGAAGTTAACATAAACGGTAAAATATTCCATATAGATGAGGATGCCTATGAGCTCCTTAAGAATTATCTGTCGCAGCTCCGCGAAGCGTTCCCCGGTGAAGAGGGTGAGGAGATTGTGTCCGATATTGAGTGCCGCATATCTGAGCACTTCGAGCAGCGCGCCAGCGTAGGTTCTTCTGTGATAGTGATTGAGGATGTCAACAATGTGATAGGTATAATGGGGCATCCCGAGGAGATTTCCGAGGAGGCTGATTTCGGTCAGAGTGCCAGGGATGAGTCGCGTCGTCCTGAGCCGGCAGCATGGGGGACGGTACCGCCGTCCGCTGCTGTGGGGATGGGTACGACACCTCCACCTCTGCATAAGAAACTTTTCAGGGACGATCGCCACAAGGTGTTTGGCGGTGTGATTGCCGGTCTCGGGCAGTATCTTGGCTGGGATGTCACTGTGCTGAGGATTCTGGTAGTGGTCCTGACATTGTCGCTATTCAGCCTGAACCTGTTCTGGACAGTGATTATCCTCTATCTTATAGCCTGGATGATAATACCTCCTGCACGGACTCCCAGGCAGATACTTGAGATGCGCGGTGAGCCGGTCACAGTGGATAACGTAGGTCAGACGGTGATTGACAATACTGTCCCTCCCACAGCACCTGTGCCTTCCGGTAGTGACTTTGCCAAATTCATCAACAATGTGTTTCTCATAATCGGCAAGGTGATTCTCTGCCTTCTTGGTATAACCGGTGCTGTAGTGGCAGCCACCACCGGGATTGTCGGGCTGGTGATCATTGCCGGAATGTGCTGTCTGTTCTTCGGGGCGAGTGGTGCGTTGCTCGATGCTATGGATATATCGCTTTCTTCGCCTTATCTTGAGGGATGGGGTATAGCCCTGGTGCTCTTTGCCGTAATGCTTCCTGCCATATGTCTCTGTTGGGCAGGGTTTTCCTCGATGTTCAGGTCTCCCAAAATATCAACTTCTGGTATAGTCGTTCTGGTGGTGCTTGAAGTGCTGTTGATCATAGGAGCATCCGTGTTGTTGAATATGTGA
- a CDS encoding GIN domain-containing protein produces the protein MKRLSLFLLSALLVLAAFAAERTVHIKGLISGISVSSGIDVLYVPGEAPGHVLVSGPADEIPLVDIKVKKSTLVIGAVEQRVWSKLLNRPGVKHVKVTVYAPAVGNISVSSGAEIKVRNPLALGGRNVKLSASSGGDIELDGGMVCGNCSANASSSGDIEVKGFEAKNLSMNASSGADIEFKAINVRTVKANVSSGANITVKGRADRADMNASSGGDIKIRELVCGMVRENRSSGGKIKR, from the coding sequence ATGAAAAGGTTATCTCTATTTCTTTTGTCAGCGTTATTAGTGTTGGCTGCATTTGCGGCCGAGCGTACGGTCCATATCAAGGGACTCATAAGCGGCATAAGTGTATCAAGCGGCATTGATGTTCTGTATGTGCCGGGTGAGGCTCCGGGACATGTGCTCGTGTCAGGTCCTGCTGATGAGATTCCGCTGGTGGATATCAAGGTCAAAAAGAGCACACTTGTCATCGGTGCAGTGGAGCAGAGAGTATGGAGCAAGCTTCTCAACCGGCCCGGTGTCAAGCATGTAAAGGTCACAGTCTATGCTCCGGCGGTGGGTAACATTTCGGTGAGCTCTGGTGCCGAGATAAAGGTCAGGAATCCATTGGCGTTGGGCGGCAGGAACGTTAAACTGTCGGCATCGTCAGGAGGAGATATTGAACTGGATGGCGGTATGGTGTGCGGTAATTGCAGTGCCAATGCATCTTCAAGCGGTGATATAGAAGTGAAAGGATTCGAAGCCAAGAATCTGTCTATGAATGCAAGTTCTGGTGCCGATATCGAGTTTAAGGCTATAAATGTCAGAACTGTGAAGGCTAATGTCTCATCGGGCGCAAACATCACGGTGAAAGGGCGAGCTGACAGAGCCGACATGAACGCATCGTCAGGAGGTGATATAAAGATCCGGGAGCTTGTGTGCGGTATGGTGCGCGAGAACAGATCGTCAGGCGGAAAGATAAAGCGTTAA
- a CDS encoding S41 family peptidase, with protein sequence MRKILYSLIILLAGAASLKAQVVKLPPERKLAFAEQIIASYYVDTIDTTKVVEDAIIAMLKDLDPHSTYSNADETRELTEPLNGNFSGIGIRFQMDKDTLYVIESVAGGPCERVGILPGDRILSCNDTVISGAKMPNSKILKVLRGPRGSEARLMVVRKGTDRPMEFVVKRDEIPIYSIDATYMINDSIGLISISRFAGTTTDEVNDAMKKLRKRGLKHLIIDLTDNGGGYLRPSTEIANKFLNKGDLIVYTDSPKNGSARYEATSNGDFLDGRVVVMVNQFSASASEILSGALQDNDRGVIVGRRTFGKGLVQRPFPFPDGSMIRLTVSRYHTPSGRCIQKPYTDGDDEDYHMDMVNRYQSGELSSADSIAFPDSLLYHTLRLGRPVYGGGGIMPDRFVPLDTTYYTDYYRDLVAKGTINHYALEYVDSHRSGLKKKYKKEDDFVSKFSVTPQMMQALTETGRKDGVEYNKEQFDTSYDYIATVVKGLIGRDLFEQSTYFRIANPCNPIYNAALEIISDPAKYRSYLSKP encoded by the coding sequence ATGAGAAAAATCCTGTACTCACTTATCATTCTTTTAGCAGGAGCTGCATCCCTAAAAGCCCAGGTGGTCAAACTGCCACCCGAACGTAAGCTCGCTTTCGCCGAGCAGATCATCGCCAGCTATTACGTTGACACCATCGACACCACCAAAGTAGTCGAAGACGCGATCATAGCGATGCTTAAGGACCTTGATCCCCACTCCACATACTCCAATGCCGATGAGACACGTGAGCTCACCGAACCGCTCAACGGCAATTTCTCCGGCATAGGTATACGCTTCCAGATGGATAAGGACACTCTCTATGTGATAGAGTCGGTGGCGGGCGGGCCATGCGAACGTGTAGGCATACTACCCGGCGACCGCATCCTCTCGTGCAACGACACCGTAATCTCAGGAGCAAAGATGCCTAACAGCAAAATACTCAAGGTGCTCCGAGGTCCGCGCGGCTCGGAGGCTCGTCTGATGGTGGTACGCAAAGGGACTGACAGACCGATGGAGTTCGTGGTGAAACGCGACGAGATACCCATCTACAGTATCGATGCGACATACATGATCAACGACAGTATCGGACTCATCTCCATATCACGCTTCGCCGGCACTACTACCGACGAGGTCAACGACGCCATGAAAAAGCTCCGCAAACGCGGGCTTAAGCACCTGATAATCGATCTTACGGACAATGGCGGAGGATATCTGCGCCCATCCACCGAGATCGCCAACAAATTCCTCAACAAAGGGGATCTGATTGTATACACCGATTCCCCCAAGAACGGATCGGCACGATACGAAGCCACCAGCAACGGCGACTTTCTCGACGGGCGCGTAGTGGTGATGGTCAACCAGTTCTCCGCATCGGCAAGCGAGATCCTCTCGGGAGCTCTCCAGGACAATGACCGAGGTGTGATAGTAGGACGCCGAACATTCGGAAAAGGGTTGGTGCAGCGACCGTTCCCATTCCCTGACGGCTCCATGATCAGGCTCACAGTGTCACGTTACCACACTCCTTCGGGACGCTGCATACAGAAACCCTACACTGACGGCGATGATGAGGACTACCATATGGATATGGTCAACCGCTACCAGTCAGGCGAGCTCAGCTCAGCCGATTCCATCGCATTCCCCGACTCTCTGCTCTACCACACCCTGCGCCTTGGCAGACCGGTATACGGCGGAGGCGGCATAATGCCTGACAGATTCGTCCCTCTCGACACCACTTATTACACCGACTACTACCGCGACCTTGTTGCAAAAGGCACCATCAATCACTACGCTCTCGAATATGTTGACAGCCATCGATCCGGACTTAAGAAAAAATACAAAAAAGAGGATGACTTTGTGAGCAAGTTCAGCGTCACCCCACAGATGATGCAGGCTCTTACCGAGACCGGCAGAAAAGATGGCGTGGAATACAACAAGGAGCAGTTCGACACATCCTACGACTATATAGCCACCGTGGTAAAAGGTCTGATAGGGCGCGACCTGTTCGAACAGTCGACCTATTTCCGCATAGCCAACCCATGCAACCCCATATATAATGCCGCATTAGAGATCATATCCGATCCGGCAAAGTACCGCTCATACCTCTCGAAGCCATAA